One window of the Myxococcales bacterium genome contains the following:
- a CDS encoding (2Fe-2S)-binding protein, translated as MLGIENRGFVTGGFVAEKVSKKISVNSNHIEVLAPPERRLLDVLRFDLELMGTKEGCGEGECGACSVIINGEVVNSCLVLFGQIADGDEILTVEGLGDAEHLAPIQQCFIDEVGTQCGICTPGMLISAHALLMKNPNPDRDQVAIAMAGNLCRCTGYKRIIDSVMKAAEILRGEK; from the coding sequence ATGCTTGGCATAGAAAACAGGGGATTTGTGACTGGAGGTTTTGTGGCGGAGAAGGTGTCGAAAAAAATTTCTGTAAATAGCAACCATATCGAGGTGTTGGCTCCTCCAGAACGCAGGTTGCTCGATGTTCTCAGGTTCGATCTGGAACTGATGGGCACCAAAGAAGGATGCGGCGAGGGAGAATGCGGCGCCTGCAGCGTCATAATCAACGGAGAGGTCGTAAATTCCTGTCTTGTTCTTTTCGGACAGATTGCGGACGGGGATGAGATACTAACCGTCGAAGGGCTCGGTGATGCGGAACACCTTGCGCCGATACAACAATGCTTCATCGACGAGGTTGGCACGCAGTGCGGGATATGTACCCCGGGGATGCTCATTTCCGCCCACGCCCTTTTGATGAAGAATCCAAACCCGGACAGGGATCAGGTCGCGATTGCGATGGCGGGCAATCTTTGCAGGTGCACCGGTTACAAAAGGATAATCGATTCGGTCATGAAGGCGGCCGAAATTTTGAGGGGAGAGAAGTGA
- the lgt gene encoding prolipoprotein diacylglyceryl transferase gives MHPVLIKIPIFGGLTIHTYGVMVALGFVLGILWIVRESKRVGVEPSKMLDLIFYVIIAGIVGSRVFYVAISQRSEFLADPLVILKMWRGGLVFYGGLISSVIVSFFFIRKHKLPVLLTIDIFAPAIAIGHAVGRIGCLMAGCCYGKELSHAAWYGITFPDGVGSFAPPGIELFPTQLFESFGEIVIFCLLMLVRKFKKFDGQLISVYIILYAILRYVNELFRGDQVRGFLIDPWLSTSQAISIALFMLGVLMYLKLWRRAASINRGI, from the coding sequence ATGCATCCGGTTTTAATCAAGATTCCGATATTCGGTGGGCTCACCATCCATACCTACGGCGTAATGGTCGCGCTCGGTTTCGTTTTGGGAATTTTATGGATCGTGCGTGAGAGCAAACGGGTGGGGGTTGAGCCGTCGAAGATGCTCGACCTAATTTTCTACGTAATAATAGCTGGAATAGTGGGGTCGCGGGTATTTTACGTTGCGATAAGTCAGCGCTCTGAATTTCTTGCAGACCCGCTCGTGATACTCAAGATGTGGCGCGGAGGCCTGGTCTTCTATGGGGGGTTGATCTCCAGCGTAATCGTATCCTTCTTTTTTATAAGGAAACATAAGCTTCCAGTTCTTCTTACCATCGACATCTTTGCTCCGGCGATAGCCATCGGTCATGCGGTGGGCAGAATAGGGTGCCTGATGGCTGGATGCTGCTATGGGAAAGAGCTTTCCCATGCTGCGTGGTATGGCATCACCTTTCCGGATGGCGTCGGTTCCTTCGCCCCTCCTGGGATAGAGCTCTTCCCGACCCAGTTGTTTGAAAGCTTTGGGGAGATCGTCATATTCTGTCTGCTTATGCTGGTCAGGAAGTTCAAAAAGTTCGATGGGCAGCTGATATCGGTTTACATAATTCTCTATGCGATACTGCGATATGTGAACGAACTTTTCCGGGGAGACCAAGTGAGAGGATTTCTCATAGATCCGTGGCTATCGACATCGCAGGCGATATCGATAGCCCTGTTCATGCTCGGAGTCTTAATGTATTTGAAGCTGTGGCGCAGGGCGGCCTCGATAAATAGGGGGATTTGA
- a CDS encoding xanthine dehydrogenase family protein has protein sequence MAQSGANVPRRDGVGKVTGSARYVDDIRLPGMWFGSVVRSQRPHAKISKIEFDESFDWPSVVVATAADIPGKNCITIIEEDMPLLADSVTKYVGEGIALVAAPTRELVEEARKMVRVTYEDLPSVLSIEDSRSAATKIRNDDNVMSHFTISKGNIDKGFAQADQIVEGVYAVGHQEHMYIEPNGIIASPREDGGFDVIGSMQCPYYISKSVSVMMGMPEEKFSIRQATVGGAFGGKEDYPSLLAGYCLLLARKARCPIKMIYDRAEDTEVTTKRHPARIRHKTGVKKNGKITAMDIVVEMDAGAYLTLTPVVLSRGIIHAAGPYRCDNISVVGTAYATNMTPNGAFRGFGVPQTCFACEAHMDLVAEKLGISPVELRKKNYLKEGDLTATGQKLDSSIACEDVLMQAIEKSGIEKQISLNSKQSGNIRKGVGISLFFHGAAFTGSGEAKIKAKAGLRVEADGRLAVLTACTEMGQGSHTVIPQMAADFLGIDLDLISIETPDTSLVPNSGPTVASRTTMIMGMVMKKCAASVKSSIIEFVSKKLGVAASDLEFSGDQIVFGDENVMRIKDAVSAYHKEFGPREFVEMYDLPPGISWNEKEHLGDAYPTYSWACDVAEVEIDMSTFEIKVDRMWLFHDVGKAINPAMVEGQIEGGTLQALGYAILENHIVKDGRFVTNRFQNYIIPTALDVPEFKTFIVEKPYEHGPVGAKGIGEMPMDGAAPAIVNAIADATGIRITELPVTPEKLYDAWHRKQGICDWRFCGGEGVEKNFCK, from the coding sequence ATGGCTCAAAGCGGCGCAAACGTGCCACGCAGGGATGGAGTAGGCAAGGTCACTGGTTCCGCGCGGTACGTTGATGACATAAGGCTTCCCGGCATGTGGTTCGGCTCGGTCGTGAGATCGCAGCGCCCTCATGCTAAAATATCCAAAATAGAATTTGACGAGTCGTTCGACTGGCCCAGCGTAGTAGTTGCCACCGCAGCGGATATCCCCGGCAAGAACTGCATTACGATCATAGAGGAGGACATGCCTCTTCTGGCCGACTCCGTTACCAAATACGTTGGCGAGGGGATAGCCCTTGTAGCTGCGCCGACGCGTGAGCTCGTCGAAGAGGCGAGAAAGATGGTTCGCGTTACCTACGAAGACCTTCCCAGCGTTCTTTCAATAGAGGATTCCAGGTCCGCTGCGACGAAGATCAGGAATGATGACAACGTGATGTCACACTTTACTATTTCCAAGGGGAATATCGATAAGGGTTTTGCGCAGGCCGATCAGATCGTGGAGGGAGTGTACGCGGTTGGCCACCAGGAGCACATGTACATCGAGCCAAATGGCATTATCGCATCCCCGCGAGAGGATGGCGGCTTCGATGTTATCGGTTCGATGCAGTGCCCTTACTATATTTCGAAATCCGTTTCCGTGATGATGGGGATGCCTGAGGAAAAATTTTCAATACGGCAGGCCACCGTCGGAGGAGCGTTTGGTGGCAAAGAGGATTATCCCTCGCTTTTGGCTGGATATTGCCTGCTTTTGGCACGAAAGGCCCGCTGTCCGATCAAGATGATATATGATAGGGCGGAGGATACTGAGGTTACGACGAAGAGGCACCCCGCCCGCATAAGGCATAAAACTGGCGTGAAGAAAAACGGCAAGATCACTGCGATGGATATCGTCGTCGAGATGGATGCCGGAGCCTACCTAACTCTCACTCCTGTCGTCTTGTCGCGTGGAATCATCCATGCTGCCGGTCCGTACAGATGCGATAATATCAGCGTCGTCGGAACCGCGTATGCCACGAACATGACTCCGAACGGCGCCTTCAGAGGGTTCGGCGTTCCGCAGACCTGCTTTGCATGCGAGGCGCACATGGATCTCGTCGCTGAAAAACTAGGCATCTCTCCGGTGGAACTGCGTAAGAAAAATTATCTAAAGGAGGGGGACCTGACCGCGACAGGGCAGAAACTCGATTCGAGCATTGCCTGCGAAGATGTACTTATGCAGGCGATTGAAAAGTCCGGCATTGAAAAACAGATATCTCTAAATTCCAAACAGAGCGGAAATATCAGAAAGGGCGTAGGCATCTCTCTCTTTTTTCATGGTGCGGCATTTACCGGCTCCGGAGAGGCTAAGATAAAGGCGAAGGCCGGACTCCGTGTTGAGGCCGATGGAAGGCTGGCGGTTCTTACCGCTTGCACCGAGATGGGGCAGGGTTCACACACCGTGATTCCCCAGATGGCTGCGGATTTTCTCGGCATCGATCTGGATTTGATTTCGATAGAGACTCCCGATACCTCGCTTGTTCCAAACAGCGGTCCCACCGTCGCTTCGCGCACGACGATGATCATGGGGATGGTCATGAAAAAATGCGCGGCATCGGTTAAGTCATCTATAATTGAATTCGTCTCAAAAAAACTGGGCGTCGCAGCTTCGGATCTGGAATTTTCGGGCGATCAGATAGTATTCGGCGACGAGAATGTGATGAGGATAAAAGATGCCGTATCCGCTTATCATAAAGAGTTTGGACCACGTGAATTTGTAGAGATGTACGATCTTCCTCCGGGGATATCCTGGAATGAAAAAGAACACTTAGGTGATGCGTATCCGACTTACTCATGGGCCTGCGACGTGGCGGAGGTGGAGATCGATATGTCCACCTTCGAAATCAAGGTCGATCGAATGTGGCTGTTTCATGACGTAGGCAAGGCTATAAATCCGGCGATGGTGGAGGGGCAGATAGAGGGGGGGACCCTTCAGGCTCTTGGCTACGCTATTCTGGAAAATCATATCGTGAAGGATGGTCGCTTTGTCACCAACAGGTTTCAGAATTACATTATACCCACTGCTTTGGATGTTCCGGAGTTCAAAACGTTTATAGTGGAAAAGCCTTATGAGCACGGCCCGGTGGGGGCCAAAGGCATCGGTGAGATGCCGATGGACGGAGCGGCTCCGGCGATAGTCAACGCGATAGCGGATGCGACGGGTATAAGAATTACCGAACTTCCCGTTACTCCGGAAAAGCTCTACGATGCTTGGCATAGAAAACAGGGGATTTGTGACTGGAGGTTTTGTGGCGGAGAAGGTGTCGAAAAAAATTTCTGTAAATAG
- a CDS encoding response regulator has protein sequence MAKILVVDDSKLIVAMLTDVLTSAGHEVKAAYNGAEAIAELRKEKPDLIFMDIQMPGIDGHTTAKLISMDRKFENTPIIVFSSLKSPEMMELSKKVGAVIHLNKDAGKEKILYTVDEALKISDPGRRQI, from the coding sequence ATGGCCAAGATACTGGTTGTCGATGATAGCAAACTGATAGTCGCCATGCTCACCGATGTGCTCACTTCGGCGGGGCATGAGGTGAAGGCCGCGTACAATGGCGCCGAGGCGATAGCCGAGCTTAGAAAAGAAAAGCCGGATCTTATATTCATGGACATACAGATGCCCGGGATAGATGGCCACACGACCGCCAAGCTTATAAGTATGGATAGAAAATTCGAGAACACCCCCATCATAGTCTTTTCATCCCTCAAATCACCCGAGATGATGGAGCTCAGCAAAAAGGTAGGCGCGGTGATCCATTTGAACAAGGATGCGGGTAAGGAAAAGATACTCTATACTGTCGATGAGGCATTAAAAATTTCCGATCCCGGTCGCCGACAAATCTGA
- a CDS encoding prolipoprotein diacylglyceryl transferase encodes MRPFLFTIGDIRVPSFFFMVMIGALAATFFSSWWAKREGSDQVALLDMGIIAIIASVIGARVFHIVVESPMYYLEKPIRVFYFWQGGYVSIGAYMFTIAAWLVYFWKRNLSTWRYMDLAAMGVPIIIFFVRVGCVCVGCCYGKPTDFFFHLTFNNPASVPAAFGYAGVHLHASQIYFMINAIVMWGVFFFLYHRRKFYGEIISAFFIYYGISRFIIEFTRGDADRGMWFDGAVSTGQIAMLISFIGGVILWKILSKRQNLRIRG; translated from the coding sequence ATGAGACCCTTCTTATTTACTATTGGCGATATCCGCGTTCCATCTTTTTTCTTCATGGTGATGATCGGCGCTCTCGCGGCCACATTTTTTTCGTCCTGGTGGGCCAAACGCGAGGGATCCGATCAGGTGGCCCTTCTCGATATGGGCATAATAGCCATCATCGCCTCTGTGATAGGCGCGCGTGTCTTTCACATAGTCGTGGAAAGCCCGATGTACTATCTGGAAAAACCGATTCGCGTATTCTATTTCTGGCAGGGCGGGTATGTTTCGATCGGCGCATATATGTTCACCATAGCTGCGTGGCTCGTGTATTTTTGGAAGCGCAATCTTTCAACGTGGAGATACATGGATCTCGCCGCGATGGGAGTTCCGATCATCATCTTCTTTGTGCGCGTCGGATGCGTATGCGTAGGGTGCTGCTACGGAAAGCCAACCGATTTTTTCTTTCATCTCACGTTTAACAACCCTGCATCCGTTCCTGCGGCCTTTGGATATGCCGGGGTCCACCTTCATGCGTCGCAGATTTATTTCATGATCAACGCGATAGTAATGTGGGGCGTTTTCTTTTTCCTGTATCACAGGAGAAAATTCTACGGAGAGATAATATCAGCCTTTTTCATCTATTACGGAATCTCCAGATTCATCATAGAATTCACAAGGGGCGACGCTGATCGCGGCATGTGGTTTGATGGTGCTGTATCAACGGGCCAGATAGCGATGCTAATATCATTCATCGGAGGCGTAATTCTGTGGAAAATCCTCTCCAAACGTCAAAATCTCCGGATTCGGGGCTAG
- the nth gene encoding endonuclease III, producing MRKDDIKKAVAILGRAYARSCDILKKRSDPFQTVISTALSAQSTDDQVDRVTPALFRRYPTPEKLARAKISDVEKVIKSVGLYKSKARNIVAAARVLIERFGGVVPSDLCELIVLPGVGRKTANVVLIKSFGKAAMPVDTHVFRVANRIGIGVGKTPEEVEKKLISAIPEKKLAEAHFWLITHGRVICHARNPECGRCPVSNLCDYNVRGLGAGSKKRPLDARSGRAG from the coding sequence ATGCGCAAAGATGACATTAAAAAAGCGGTCGCCATTTTGGGAAGAGCCTATGCCCGCTCCTGCGATATTTTGAAAAAACGCAGCGATCCCTTTCAGACCGTCATCTCCACGGCCCTTTCCGCGCAGTCCACCGATGATCAGGTCGACAGGGTGACTCCCGCTCTTTTCCGCAGATATCCAACCCCCGAAAAATTGGCCCGGGCGAAAATTTCAGACGTGGAGAAGGTGATAAAATCGGTCGGCCTGTATAAATCCAAGGCCAGGAATATAGTAGCTGCCGCCAGGGTTCTCATCGAGCGCTTCGGAGGAGTAGTTCCGTCCGACCTCTGCGAACTCATCGTTCTTCCCGGCGTCGGAAGAAAAACGGCCAATGTCGTGCTTATAAAATCCTTCGGTAAGGCTGCGATGCCGGTGGATACCCACGTCTTTCGGGTGGCAAACAGAATCGGCATCGGCGTCGGCAAGACCCCGGAAGAGGTCGAGAAAAAACTCATTTCGGCGATACCGGAGAAAAAGCTGGCGGAGGCCCATTTCTGGCTGATCACCCATGGCAGGGTTATATGCCACGCCCGAAATCCTGAGTGCGGCAGATGTCCGGTATCAAATCTTTGCGACTATAATGTAAGAGGCTTAGGCGCCGGTTCGAAAAAACGGCCTCTTGATGCGAGAAGCGGAAGGGCGGGATGA
- a CDS encoding CPBP family intramembrane metalloprotease produces the protein MENPLQTSKSPDSGLEAPKPYTRARCAAELSVVTIALLVMSRLLFMAKGVDFIGKILPVAIAVLFLYGPVAVIWNRRRRIDFLDDGFVSYLKSIHTFLIVALIVFPPYLMAAHFWQLTVGGYSSFSAAGFSDFWSAAMFQILIVALPEEFYFRGYFQSTINLVTQRRWNVFGTRLGWGWLITALVFAFAHSVVYYRWWHFAIFFPALVFGYLRERTGAITAPVLFHAASNLLMDWFARSYIV, from the coding sequence GTGGAAAATCCTCTCCAAACGTCAAAATCTCCGGATTCGGGGCTAGAGGCTCCAAAGCCTTATACCAGGGCCAGATGTGCGGCGGAGCTTTCCGTTGTCACTATCGCCTTGCTCGTCATGTCGCGCCTTTTGTTCATGGCCAAGGGGGTGGATTTCATCGGCAAAATTTTGCCCGTGGCCATCGCCGTCCTGTTTCTCTACGGGCCTGTGGCTGTCATATGGAACAGGCGAAGGAGGATAGACTTTCTCGACGACGGATTTGTTTCTTACCTTAAGTCCATCCACACGTTTTTAATAGTGGCGCTAATCGTCTTCCCTCCGTATCTTATGGCGGCGCATTTCTGGCAGCTAACGGTGGGCGGATACTCCAGTTTCAGCGCGGCTGGATTTTCAGACTTCTGGAGCGCGGCGATGTTTCAAATACTTATAGTTGCGCTTCCTGAGGAATTTTATTTCAGGGGATATTTCCAGTCCACGATCAACCTCGTCACGCAGCGCAGATGGAATGTCTTTGGTACAAGGCTGGGCTGGGGATGGCTTATCACGGCGCTTGTATTTGCCTTCGCGCATTCGGTCGTCTATTATAGATGGTGGCATTTCGCCATATTCTTTCCAGCCCTCGTATTCGGATACTTGAGGGAGAGGACAGGTGCGATAACCGCTCCCGTTCTTTTTCACGCGGCCTCAAATTTGTTGATGGACTGGTTTGCGAGAAGCTACATCGTCTAG
- the ileS gene encoding isoleucine--tRNA ligase: MEKNYKDTLNLPKTDFPMKGNLAEREPVQLKKWDEQKIYQRMIDKNRGRETYVMHDGPPYANGHLHLGTILNKILKDIVVKYKNMTGAQCAFIPGWDCHGLPIELGVEKKLGPKKHTMDPVDVRKACRAHAEEFVGIQRSEFQRLGVFADWDRPYLTMSYDYEATIAREFGKFVKNGSLYKGKRPIYWCACCKTALAEAEVEYADHSSPSIYVKFKLNDDKKLRKEWGLGDEEISLVIWTTTPWTIPANLAIALNAELPYVAVKVDDEVWIMAEGLLDSVMESIGRSYSTVVGKPSPQELEHKSCRHPLIDRDSLIILGEHVTLEAGTGAVHTAPGHGQEDFDIGQKYGLDILAPIDDAGRFTKESRLPWLEGVFVEDANKLVIEKLREVNALVHTHAISHSYPHCWRCKKPIVFRVTDQWFISMEKTELRKKALEAIKQVKWIPPWGEQRITGMIEARPDWCISRQRLWGVPVIALVCKSCGASHTTPDLVDNAVKFFEKEGADAWFSHDASDFKPKGFKCPVCGEKEKFGKEPDILDVWFDSGVSYSAVLESREGIEQQADLYLEGSDQHRGWFHTSLLTSIGTRGRAPYKRVLTHGFVVDGDGKKYSKSAKNYVPPEKLINQHGAEILRLWVSAEDYRDDIRFSNEILNRCVEAYRKIRNTARYILGNINDFDPNVDMVPEDRMPEIDRYAIAELGKLTSKMLAAYENFESHAIFHTLNRFCTVEMSSFYLDVLKDRLYAEKKDGELRRSAQTVLWKILDSMVRLMAPIFSFTAEEIWEIMPKLAGSSGSVFVSEMPAKPQFDSQILERFSKFMSLRQDVMKALEKARAEKFIGNSLAASVTIECDADARSFLESFGGDLADLFLVSGAKFGKAEGAYLVQSEDNKGFAVSVSKADGEKCERCWKYSESVGKNTEHPTICARCAGVLSS, from the coding sequence ATGGAAAAGAATTACAAGGATACCTTAAATCTCCCTAAAACAGATTTTCCGATGAAGGGCAATCTCGCCGAACGCGAGCCGGTTCAACTCAAAAAATGGGATGAACAGAAAATCTATCAGAGGATGATAGATAAAAATCGCGGGCGCGAGACGTACGTCATGCACGACGGCCCTCCGTACGCCAACGGGCATCTGCATCTCGGCACGATCCTGAACAAGATCCTCAAGGATATAGTGGTCAAGTACAAGAACATGACCGGTGCCCAATGCGCGTTCATACCGGGGTGGGATTGCCACGGTTTGCCTATCGAGCTGGGCGTCGAGAAGAAGCTAGGCCCCAAGAAGCACACGATGGACCCGGTCGATGTGAGGAAGGCATGCAGGGCGCACGCCGAGGAATTCGTCGGCATCCAGCGCTCCGAATTCCAGAGGCTCGGCGTCTTTGCCGACTGGGATCGCCCCTACCTCACGATGTCCTACGATTACGAGGCCACGATTGCGCGCGAGTTCGGCAAGTTTGTGAAAAACGGTTCCCTCTATAAGGGAAAGAGGCCGATCTACTGGTGCGCGTGCTGCAAGACGGCGCTGGCTGAAGCGGAAGTGGAATATGCTGATCATTCCTCTCCTTCAATCTACGTTAAGTTCAAGCTCAACGATGACAAGAAGTTAAGGAAGGAATGGGGGCTTGGAGACGAGGAGATATCTCTCGTCATCTGGACGACGACGCCATGGACTATCCCGGCGAACCTCGCAATCGCTCTGAACGCTGAGCTACCTTATGTAGCCGTCAAGGTCGACGATGAGGTCTGGATCATGGCCGAAGGGCTGCTGGATTCCGTGATGGAATCGATAGGGCGTTCCTATTCTACAGTAGTGGGCAAACCTTCACCGCAGGAACTTGAGCACAAGAGCTGCCGTCATCCGCTCATCGATCGCGATTCGCTCATCATACTCGGTGAACATGTCACTCTCGAGGCCGGAACCGGCGCGGTTCACACTGCGCCAGGACATGGGCAGGAAGATTTCGATATCGGTCAGAAGTACGGCCTCGATATTTTAGCGCCTATAGACGATGCCGGACGCTTTACCAAGGAGTCGAGGCTTCCGTGGCTCGAGGGGGTCTTTGTCGAGGATGCGAACAAGCTTGTCATAGAGAAGCTGCGCGAAGTGAACGCACTCGTTCATACTCATGCGATCAGCCATTCATATCCACACTGCTGGCGATGCAAAAAACCGATAGTCTTCAGGGTAACCGATCAGTGGTTTATATCGATGGAAAAAACCGAGCTTCGCAAGAAGGCCCTTGAAGCTATCAAACAGGTTAAGTGGATTCCTCCTTGGGGGGAACAGCGTATTACAGGCATGATAGAGGCGAGGCCTGATTGGTGTATATCCAGACAGAGGCTTTGGGGTGTGCCGGTGATAGCCCTCGTTTGCAAATCCTGCGGGGCTTCACACACCACTCCCGATCTCGTGGACAACGCCGTTAAGTTTTTCGAAAAAGAGGGGGCCGATGCGTGGTTTTCACACGACGCGTCCGATTTCAAACCGAAGGGTTTCAAATGTCCAGTCTGCGGCGAGAAGGAAAAGTTTGGCAAAGAGCCGGATATCCTCGACGTCTGGTTCGACTCGGGGGTTTCCTATTCGGCTGTCCTCGAGAGTCGCGAAGGGATAGAGCAGCAGGCCGATCTTTATCTCGAGGGGAGCGACCAGCACAGAGGGTGGTTTCACACCTCGCTGCTTACCTCGATAGGGACGAGAGGACGGGCGCCGTACAAAAGGGTGCTCACACATGGATTCGTGGTAGACGGCGATGGGAAGAAATATTCCAAATCTGCAAAGAACTATGTCCCACCCGAAAAACTGATCAATCAGCATGGGGCGGAGATACTAAGGCTCTGGGTTTCCGCCGAGGATTACAGGGACGATATAAGATTTTCCAATGAGATTCTCAACCGCTGCGTCGAGGCGTACAGAAAAATCAGGAATACCGCCCGCTATATCCTTGGCAATATCAATGATTTTGATCCCAACGTCGATATGGTCCCGGAGGATCGCATGCCAGAGATCGACAGGTACGCGATCGCGGAACTCGGTAAGCTTACCTCGAAGATGCTTGCGGCCTACGAAAACTTCGAGTCTCATGCGATATTCCATACCCTTAACAGATTTTGTACCGTCGAGATGTCCTCTTTCTACCTAGACGTCCTGAAGGATCGCCTGTATGCCGAGAAAAAAGATGGAGAACTTCGCAGATCGGCCCAGACTGTTCTCTGGAAAATACTCGATTCGATGGTAAGGCTGATGGCTCCGATATTCTCATTTACCGCCGAGGAGATCTGGGAAATCATGCCGAAGCTCGCCGGCTCTTCAGGCAGCGTCTTCGTTTCCGAGATGCCTGCGAAGCCGCAGTTCGATTCCCAGATACTCGAACGTTTTTCAAAATTCATGTCGCTGCGACAGGATGTGATGAAGGCCCTCGAGAAGGCCCGTGCGGAGAAATTCATAGGGAACTCGCTTGCCGCATCCGTAACGATCGAGTGCGATGCCGATGCCAGGTCTTTTCTGGAAAGCTTCGGTGGGGATCTCGCCGATCTGTTTCTGGTATCCGGCGCCAAGTTCGGAAAGGCGGAAGGGGCGTATCTCGTGCAAAGCGAGGATAACAAGGGTTTCGCGGTTTCGGTTTCCAAGGCGGACGGCGAAAAGTGCGAGCGTTGCTGGAAGTATTCCGAGAGCGTAGGCAAAAACACGGAGCATCCGACGATATGCGCAAGATGCGCCGGGGTCCTTTCCTCCTGA
- a CDS encoding xanthine dehydrogenase family protein subunit M, protein MSSIAYNKASTLPEAIALSAANPNMPVLAGGTDLIVQWRSGLISPPGFVDISSVAELRTISANDTFIEIGACATHAAIAADAGVNLHLPALAKACLSIGAAQIQNRGTIGGNIMNASPAGDTLPVVLAYGAELKLESVKGARWVSAVDFFTGYRKTAKNSDELLTRIKFPRRYSKDLRSEFYKIGTRRAQAISKAAMCIVAEVSRGAIVEIAIAVGSVAPTAVRAFGTEALLRGRAVTVPVIDSAKASITDEFSPIDDVRSTEDYRRFVCGSMLANFLSGLTKKNTPV, encoded by the coding sequence GTGAGTTCCATAGCGTATAACAAGGCTTCTACCCTGCCTGAGGCGATAGCGCTGAGTGCGGCAAATCCGAATATGCCGGTTCTTGCGGGTGGTACTGACCTGATCGTGCAGTGGCGTTCGGGGCTCATATCGCCGCCTGGATTTGTCGATATCTCTTCAGTTGCCGAGCTAAGGACCATCTCAGCGAATGATACATTCATAGAGATAGGTGCATGTGCTACCCATGCTGCGATTGCTGCTGATGCTGGTGTAAATTTACATTTGCCCGCCCTTGCGAAGGCATGCCTTTCTATCGGAGCGGCCCAGATACAAAATCGCGGGACGATAGGCGGAAATATAATGAACGCATCTCCTGCCGGGGATACCTTGCCTGTGGTACTCGCCTACGGTGCGGAGTTAAAACTCGAGAGCGTCAAGGGTGCTCGCTGGGTTTCGGCCGTGGATTTTTTTACGGGGTACAGGAAGACGGCTAAAAATTCCGATGAGCTTCTCACAAGGATAAAATTTCCGAGAAGATATTCGAAAGATCTCAGAAGCGAATTTTACAAGATAGGAACTCGCAGGGCTCAGGCGATATCCAAGGCTGCGATGTGCATCGTAGCTGAAGTTTCTCGGGGGGCTATAGTCGAGATTGCGATAGCGGTGGGAAGCGTGGCGCCCACAGCAGTTCGGGCCTTCGGTACCGAGGCGTTGCTCAGGGGCAGGGCGGTGACGGTCCCTGTGATAGACAGCGCAAAGGCTTCGATAACGGATGAGTTCAGTCCGATAGATGACGTCAGATCCACTGAAGACTATCGCAGATTCGTGTGCGGTAGCATGCTCGCTAATTTTCTTTCAGGCTTGACCAAGAAAAATACACCTGTTTGA
- the lspA gene encoding signal peptidase II — MKKKYILFSAIVSILVMLDQITKWLVAGTLFYGERIPVIGGIFDLVHFRNTGAAFGIFSGLSDAVRNPIFFVIAAAAAAIVVLYLRSLRDDDIYMTVTLSLIFGGMVGNIIDRAARGSVVDFLSFRAGDAHASFSLFGRSFDFPLEWPAFNVADSAITVAMFMLIIMIFRKGGNPT, encoded by the coding sequence ATGAAGAAAAAATATATATTATTTTCCGCCATCGTTTCTATCCTCGTGATGCTCGACCAGATCACTAAGTGGCTGGTCGCCGGGACCCTCTTTTACGGCGAAAGGATTCCCGTGATCGGCGGAATTTTCGATCTCGTGCATTTCCGAAATACGGGGGCCGCCTTCGGCATCTTTTCAGGGCTTTCGGATGCCGTCAGAAATCCCATCTTTTTTGTGATAGCTGCGGCCGCTGCTGCGATAGTGGTTCTCTATCTGAGGTCGCTGCGCGATGACGATATTTACATGACGGTCACCTTGTCGCTGATCTTCGGCGGGATGGTAGGAAACATAATAGACCGCGCCGCACGCGGCTCCGTCGTGGATTTTCTTTCATTCAGAGCGGGCGACGCGCACGCCAGTTTTTCGCTGTTCGGAAGAAGTTTCGATTTCCCGCTGGAATGGCCTGCCTTCAACGTTGCGGACAGCGCGATAACCGTGGCGATGTTCATGCTGATAATCATGATTTTTAGAAAGGGCGGTAATCCGACATGA